One stretch of Lentimicrobium sp. L6 DNA includes these proteins:
- the topA gene encoding type I DNA topoisomerase, protein MAKNLVIVESPAKAKTIEKFLGKDFMVKSSFGHVMDLAKKDFGVDIKNGFIPNYEVSADKKKLVAELKKDAKAADMVWLASDEDREGEAIAWHLFNALNLKTEKTRRIVFHEITKPAILNAIENPRDIDVHLVNAQQARRVLDRLVGYEISPVLWRKVKPSLSAGRVQSVAVRLIVEKEEEIKAFIPVSAYRVIAKFLIDGVGTVLEAELPKRFATKEEARAFLETCMASTYKVDAVEKKPGKRSPAPPFTTSTLQQEASRKMGYGVSKTMVVAQQLYEAGYITYMRTDSVNLSKLAIAKAKEVITENYGVEYSKTRVFATKTKGAQEAHEAIRPTYLENKTIKGDSSQQKLYELIWKRTIASQMAEAKLEKTTINIEISKSPEKMRAQGEVITFEGFLKVYMESKDDDNDSSETKGMLPPLKDGQPLDLDCMMATEKYTKHAPRYSEASLVKKLEEQGIGRPSTYAPTISTVQKRGYVIKEDRDGLSRNINELRLSGNEITEAIHAEVYNAVKNKLLPTDIGTLVNKFLSEHFKDILDYQFTAKVEKEFDSIAEGKTQWNKMISDFYQPFKTQVDHTIENAEREKGERLLGIDPKSEKNVYARIGRFGPMVQIGEAEDEEKPRFASLKKGQSITEINLEEALELFKFPIKVGEIDGKVVNVAIGRFGPYVSHNKVFASIPKGEDPADVDFDRAVELLEEKKQKDIEKFIKGFDEEPELTILKGRWGPYIKFKKGNYKIAKPTGIKDKDKLAEAYLEKAKAITLEECQKLIKEQDKTKKKR, encoded by the coding sequence ATCTGCAGATAAGAAGAAATTAGTCGCCGAATTAAAGAAAGATGCAAAGGCAGCCGATATGGTATGGCTTGCATCGGATGAGGATCGCGAAGGAGAAGCCATTGCTTGGCATCTATTCAATGCTCTTAATCTCAAAACAGAAAAAACACGCCGCATCGTTTTTCATGAGATTACAAAACCTGCAATATTAAATGCCATCGAAAATCCGAGAGATATCGATGTACACTTAGTAAATGCCCAGCAAGCACGCCGTGTTTTAGACCGCTTGGTTGGATACGAAATATCTCCTGTATTATGGAGAAAAGTAAAACCCTCTCTTTCTGCTGGTCGTGTACAGTCTGTTGCTGTTCGTCTCATCGTAGAAAAAGAAGAAGAAATTAAAGCATTCATACCTGTATCTGCCTACAGGGTAATCGCCAAATTCTTAATTGATGGTGTTGGAACCGTATTAGAAGCTGAACTTCCAAAAAGATTTGCAACCAAAGAAGAAGCTAGGGCATTTTTAGAAACTTGCATGGCCTCTACTTATAAGGTTGATGCAGTTGAGAAAAAGCCTGGAAAAAGATCACCAGCCCCTCCTTTTACTACTTCCACACTACAGCAAGAAGCCAGTAGAAAAATGGGATATGGTGTGAGCAAGACTATGGTAGTTGCTCAGCAGTTATATGAAGCAGGGTATATCACTTATATGAGAACTGACTCTGTGAACCTGAGCAAACTAGCGATTGCCAAAGCAAAAGAGGTGATCACCGAAAACTACGGTGTTGAATATAGCAAAACTAGAGTTTTCGCCACTAAAACCAAAGGTGCTCAAGAGGCTCACGAAGCCATAAGACCTACCTATTTAGAGAACAAAACCATAAAAGGAGATAGTAGTCAGCAAAAGCTATACGAACTCATTTGGAAGCGTACTATTGCTTCTCAAATGGCAGAGGCAAAACTTGAAAAGACTACTATTAATATAGAGATTTCTAAGTCACCCGAGAAAATGAGAGCTCAAGGTGAAGTGATCACTTTCGAAGGTTTCTTGAAAGTATATATGGAATCGAAAGATGACGATAACGACAGCAGCGAAACAAAAGGAATGCTTCCTCCATTGAAAGATGGACAGCCTTTGGATTTGGATTGCATGATGGCCACTGAAAAATACACCAAACATGCTCCACGATATTCTGAAGCCAGCTTAGTAAAGAAACTAGAGGAACAGGGTATTGGTCGTCCATCAACTTACGCCCCAACCATTAGCACGGTTCAAAAAAGAGGATACGTTATTAAAGAAGACAGAGATGGATTAAGTCGAAATATTAATGAGCTTCGCCTAAGTGGCAATGAAATCACTGAAGCTATTCACGCTGAAGTATATAACGCTGTCAAAAACAAACTATTACCAACAGACATTGGTACTTTAGTTAATAAATTCCTCTCTGAACATTTCAAGGACATTCTTGATTATCAGTTTACTGCCAAGGTAGAGAAAGAATTTGATTCTATTGCCGAAGGTAAGACCCAGTGGAATAAAATGATTAGCGATTTCTACCAGCCATTCAAAACTCAGGTAGACCACACCATTGAAAATGCGGAGCGCGAAAAAGGAGAGAGACTTTTAGGGATTGATCCTAAGTCTGAAAAGAATGTTTATGCTCGCATTGGTAGATTTGGCCCTATGGTTCAGATTGGCGAAGCTGAGGATGAAGAAAAACCACGCTTTGCAAGTTTGAAAAAAGGACAAAGCATTACAGAAATCAATTTAGAGGAGGCTTTAGAACTGTTCAAATTCCCTATAAAAGTGGGAGAAATTGATGGTAAAGTAGTGAATGTAGCCATCGGACGTTTTGGTCCTTATGTGAGTCATAATAAAGTATTTGCCTCTATCCCTAAAGGTGAAGATCCTGCTGATGTTGATTTTGACAGAGCGGTAGAACTACTTGAAGAAAAGAAACAAAAAGATATAGAGAAATTCATTAAAGGATTTGATGAAGAGCCAGAATTAACCATTCTAAAAGGACGTTGGGGCCCTTATATTAAATTCAAAAAAGGCAACTATAAAATTGCTAAACCAACAGGTATTAAAGACAAAGATAAACTTGCTGAAGCCTATTTGGAAAAAGCAAAAGCCATTACTTTGGAAGAATGCCAGAAGTTGATCAAAGAACAAGACAAGACCAAGAAGAAGAGATAA
- a CDS encoding glycosyltransferase family 2 protein, with amino-acid sequence MLQKISRFSRDISFKPAFSLIIPSWNNLPYLKLCVKSIRRNSDLKHQIIIILNEANDGSLEWVKEQSDLDYVYAQENIGICYGLNSTRQLLKSEYILYANDDMYLLPHWDQYLMEEVKNIGHAEFMLSSTMIEPFETRNKSVIVAPFGERLEDFREEELLANFEALEKTDWKGSTWPPNLMHRDMWDLVGGMSPEFHPGMYSDPDLSKKFWDAGVREFKGVAKSRVYHFGSKSTGRVKKNKGAHTFLMKWGMTSGSFTKYFLERGEDYTGKTATPGMSSSKKFLNKLKGLKSLMGS; translated from the coding sequence ATGCTCCAAAAAATCAGCAGATTTAGTCGTGACATCAGTTTTAAACCCGCTTTTTCACTTATTATTCCATCGTGGAATAACTTGCCTTACCTAAAGCTTTGTGTAAAAAGCATACGTAGAAATAGCGATTTGAAACATCAGATTATTATCATCCTCAACGAAGCCAATGACGGAAGTTTGGAATGGGTGAAAGAACAATCTGATTTGGACTATGTTTATGCTCAGGAGAATATTGGAATTTGTTATGGCCTCAATAGTACTCGTCAACTCCTTAAATCGGAATATATTCTTTATGCCAACGACGATATGTACCTCCTTCCCCATTGGGATCAATATTTAATGGAGGAGGTTAAAAATATAGGACATGCTGAATTTATGCTATCCTCCACTATGATAGAACCTTTCGAGACTAGAAACAAATCGGTGATTGTAGCACCCTTTGGGGAGCGTTTGGAAGATTTTCGAGAGGAAGAGCTCCTTGCCAATTTCGAAGCCCTAGAGAAAACCGACTGGAAAGGCAGCACATGGCCTCCAAACCTCATGCATCGCGACATGTGGGATTTGGTTGGCGGCATGAGCCCCGAGTTTCATCCGGGCATGTATTCTGATCCCGATTTAAGCAAGAAATTCTGGGATGCAGGTGTAAGAGAGTTTAAAGGAGTGGCCAAAAGCCGTGTTTATCATTTTGGCAGCAAATCCACAGGCAGAGTTAAGAAAAACAAAGGCGCCCATACTTTCCTTATGAAATGGGGAATGACCTCGGGTAGCTTCACCAAGTACTTTCTAGAGCGTGGAGAAGATTATACAGGAAAGACTGCTACTCCGGGTATGAGCTCCTCAAAGAAGTTTTTGAATAAGCTGAAGGGATTGAAGAGTCTGATGGGAAGTTAA
- a CDS encoding YkgJ family cysteine cluster protein, with protein MNESLNICLPCGICCNGTMIGFVQLEAEELSVMRGLMDITETNGEGFFLEPCKKLSADGCTIYSQRPKHCDNFNCKLLKSLQQKEIDFDSAIEVINVVKQKRLSIEKQLTGLDFELQYPSFHFKILELKKLMRKNKSESSFRQKHPQLISEIEELDKLLSEYFGVSLF; from the coding sequence ATGAATGAGTCTTTAAATATATGCTTGCCTTGTGGAATCTGTTGCAACGGAACCATGATTGGCTTTGTTCAGCTCGAGGCAGAAGAGCTTTCTGTAATGAGAGGATTAATGGATATCACAGAAACCAATGGTGAAGGTTTTTTTCTCGAACCCTGCAAGAAGCTCAGTGCTGATGGCTGCACCATCTATTCCCAAAGACCAAAACATTGTGATAATTTCAATTGCAAGCTTCTGAAATCACTCCAACAAAAGGAAATAGATTTTGATTCAGCCATAGAAGTCATCAATGTGGTGAAACAAAAAAGGCTCAGCATAGAAAAGCAGTTAACTGGTCTAGATTTTGAATTACAATACCCTTCTTTTCACTTCAAGATACTTGAATTAAAGAAATTGATGAGGAAAAACAAGTCAGAATCCTCCTTCAGACAAAAACACCCCCAATTAATATCCGAAATTGAGGAACTCGATAAATTACTGTCCGAATACTTTGGAGTCTCCTTATTCTAA